A genomic window from Thunnus maccoyii chromosome 2, fThuMac1.1, whole genome shotgun sequence includes:
- the LOC121884980 gene encoding girdin-like isoform X1, producing MESGVFLPCLDQFMLSPLVTWVTTFVPNDGGVHLDFSELLDGVFLNDIMSQINPPPTPQGAKKVNRDPSQRIRNLNFLVQQIKTYYLDNLRQLIMTPLPNVLLLGRTPYCEQSLEEMKKLLLLLLGCAVQCEKKEEYIERIQTLDFDTKAAIAVHIQELTHSQENVLDLQWLESSEVNPDELEAMARNMAMHLRHLLDQRDTHLETIAELTQEKEGVVSLLSSPSSPQSASYPPIMQQQQQAGTQQHLAVELADSKAKIRRLRQELEEKSEQTLDCRHELENMEAELKRIQQENSQLLVDARAARTYRDELDALRERAIKADKLESEVGRYREQLHKMEFYKAKVEELKEDNRVLQETKEVLEDQLAGWRARSDKIHQLEKHSLLLKARIHDMEQEREADRKRIEELQEENLALCLAQRRSMEESQHLGWELEQLSKTTGDSQGQQTLSEEVSERTRSRMLKLEKENRSLLRTIEDLRDASLNNSTQPKHSLRHEYDHVCQVVCNTNNCTSSTDDPTELQTYCSNIENHTNVFQLSTVTEQTSNGVSECHQAEDLEDIQSEILLTDNSHLHIQEKGQLEDGDRGDHLKELMSDLEVLENHHNRRHCFVGSRDHSPGSKNSSPCHDSIFTGLPTRSSYASKHTQRLEAKCRALDTVNQHLQTSLDNTDRKVQRLEAEVQELEAENQSLQASLEELRISARRLEQLETEKQSLEQETTALEKEKRQLEKENRRLRQQTEIQEANLDSSNVCMASLEREMRFVVKEVEGLRETAERVKGLERDNRELTKQTAIDQRTLATLREELVSEKLKTQQRDNELERLAHEQEMKILNQESTQQAEQDAPDNSRFKMLESELESSLKKSLQIKEDKMAALEARLQESSTLNQQLRQELKNVRLSYEALQQRQEEEWTAASSTPPRETGKVMSEWLRESQEATKELLKLKDRLIEVERNNATLEAERQAMQSQLKQLESQSDSQQAQILALQRQAASLQENNTALQTHNANLQVEKSTLNSQSASLMAQNVQLQHQQSGTEGERDSAIREREELRGAHEQLLRDHERLAALHERQAMEYETLMGKHGCLKNAHRTLELEHRTLQDRYNSLLQQRTKLEDLEKALKEEQMRMALEKEQHSTTAAECCRLRDEKDWLNQTYRQLLNDNELLTVDHKQLKSQLNEAKLEHTWLEADFSKLKKEYQQLDITSTKLTNQCELLSQLKGNLEEENRHLLTQIETLMLQNRTLLEQTMESKDLFHVEERQYIDKLNDLRRQKEKLEEKIMDQYKFYEPSPPRRRGNWITLKLKKLIKSSSREHGPERPPTPTHSGVTEPHISCHDNSSFISSDGSGGTSAGDAISPQRNSTTLKMFPRMRNRLKDRDKVKSLFRRSMSLSSLAYPSAPFEDKQWAHSSEQLEEDRKDALTSSLTTSILSILHLHPTTPPSGHLQITATDTTETVPDVSELWVTDKDSNDSAVPSGFEDNDELQNHGLNVVQSRAQSESSGEFSLSLDNEPWSNGSSPVQQPQSRRSSSSYQPPCDTSTPQHTQKQQHTSSSAIHKEKASTMPITKSQNSDLQATPKKKEPGPAQDFWLMRGTKSIRRGSRGKVTRRSSDSGGTVRMSPVFNGIHSKSSPSKAETHRASICSPITVLYVQGKSSSMSGCLNCFSTPLGKEVRLKGPRSPKSLPRASSVISTAEGSSRRSSVNSDCRVAVKAEPLPAPVSEESSHQEQQETVNQNQQPDTKDKELESAPPVKPPRDPEIVVATDRPRSPVQEPLFGSSFTFNSVFSNTIFSDSVVTSTKSLDALENNQTFLCLNSSLVQNCPLVSQESAHNTSQTLLKVENEQNENAEHAAGLEEKDKPLTIA from the exons ATGGAAAGTGGGGTTTTTCTGCCCTGTCTGGATCAATTCATGCTGAGTCCACTGGTCACTTGG GTGACGACATTTGTGCCAAATGATGGAGGTGTGCACTTGGACTTTTCTGAATTACTGGATGGAGTCTTTTTGAATGACATAATGAGCCAAAT AAATCCCCCGCCTACACCTCAGGGTGCAAAAAAGGTGAACAGGGATCCAAGTCAGAGGATCCGCAACCTGAACTTCCTTGTCCAGCAAATCAAGACGTATTATCTG gatAATCTGAGACAATTGATAATGACTCCTTTGCCAAACGTGTTGCTGCTTGGAAGGACTCCTTACTGTG AACAAAGTttggaggagatgaagaagctTTTGCTGTTACTACTGGGATGTGCAGTCCAG tgTGAGAAGAAAGAGGAGTACATCGAGAGGATCCAGACACTTGACTTTGACACAAAAGCAGCCATAGCTGTTCACATTCAGGAG TTGACTCACAGTCAAGAGAACGTGCTAGATCTGCAGTGGTTGGAGTCCAGTGAAGTGAACCCAGATGAGCTGGAGGCCATGGCGAGAAACATGGCCATGCACCTCCGACACTTGCTGGATCAGAGGGACACCCATCTGGAG ACTATAGCAGAGCTAACACAAGAAAAGGAAGGTGTGGTTAGCTTGCTCAGTAGCCCCTCCAGCCCGCAGTCTGCCAGCTACCCTCCCatcatgcagcagcagcagcaggccggGACACAGCAACACTTGGCGGTGGAGCTGGCCGACTCTAAGGCTAAGATCAGACGACTTAGACAAGAGCT agaggagaagagtgaACAGACGCTGGACTGCAGACACGAGCTGGAGAACATGGAGGCAGAGCTGAAGAGGATCCAGCAGGAG AACTCCCAGTTGCTTGTGGACGCCCGCGCAGCCCGCACCTACCGTGACGAGCTGGACGccctgagagagagagccatCAAGGCGGACAAGCTGGAGAGTGAAGTGGGACGCTACAGAGAGCAACTGCACAAGATGGAGTTCTACAAGGCCAAAGTGGAG GAGCTAAAGGAGGATAACAGGGTGCTACAGGAGACCAAAGAGGTGCTGGAGGATCAGTTGGCAGGCTGGAGGGCACGCTCAGATAAAATCCACCAGCTGGAGAAGCACAGCCTGTTGCTGAAGGCCCGGATCCACGACATGGAACAG GAGAGGGAGGCTGATCGGAAACGCATTGAGGAGCTGCAAGAAGAGAACCTGGCTCTGTGTTTGGCACAGAGGAGGAGCATGGAGGAGTCCCAGCACCTGGGTTGGGAGTTAGAGCAGCTCTCCAAGACCACTGGGGACTCTCAGG GCCAGCAGACTCTGAGTGAGGAGGTGAGTGAGAGGACCCGCAGTCGCATGCTGAAGCTGGAGAAGGAGAACCGAAGTCTCCTGAGGACCATAGAGGATCTCAGAGATGCCTCTCTTAATAACAGCACACAGCCCAAACACAGCCTCCGTCATGAGTATGACCATGTCTGCCAGGTGGTCTGTAACACCAACAACTGTACCTCATCAACAGACGACCCCACAGAGTTACAGACCTACTGCTCAAATATAGAAAACCACACTAATGTATTCCAGCTCAGTACAGTAACAGAGCAGACGTCCAATGGAGTTTCAGAATGCCACCAAGCAGAAGATCTGGAGGACATCCAGAGTGAGATCCTCCTCACAGATAATTCACACCTTCATATTCAGGAAAAAGGACAGCTAGAGGACGGAGACAGAGGAGACCATCTCAAAGAACTGATGTCTGATCTGGAAGTATTAGAAAACCATCACAATAGGCGCCATTGTTTTGTTGGATCACGTGATCACTCCCCTGGCTCGAAGAACAGCAGCCCCTGCCACGACAGCATCTTCACAGGTCTGCCAACACGCTCCTCCTATGCCAGCAAGCACACACAGCGGCTGGAGGCCAAGTGCAGGGCCCTGGACACAGTTAATCAACATCTACAGACTTCCCTTGACAACACTG ACCGAAAAGTCCAGCGTTTGGAGGCAGAGGTTCAGGAGCTGGAGGCAGAGAACCAGAGTCTACAGGCCAGCTTGGAGGAACTTCGGATCTCTGCGCGACGCCTGGAACAACTggagacagagaagcagagcCTGGAGCAAGAAACCACAGCTctggagaaggaaaagaggCAGCTGGAGAAAGAGAATCGACGACTCCGCCAGCAG ACTGAAATCCAGGAAGCCAATTTGGACAGCAGTAACGTCTGTATGGCAAGCCTGGAAAGGGAGATGCGCTTTGTAGTCAAGGAGGTGGAGGGGTTAAGGGAGACTGCTGAGAGGGTCAAAGGCCTGGAGAGAGACAACAGAGAACTGACCAAGCAAACTGCTATCGACCAAAGGACCCTGGCCACCCTCAGAGAG GAACTGGTGAGCGAGAAGCTGAAGACCCAGCAGAGAGATAATGAACTAGAAAGGCTGGCCCATGAGCAGGAGATGAAGATCCTGAACCAGGAGAGTACACAGCAAGCGGAACAAGATGCACCAGACAACAG CAGGTTCAAGATGCTGGAGTCAGAACTGGAGTCGTCCCTGAAAAAGTCTCTTCAGATTAAAGAGGACAAAATGGCCGCCCTAGAGGCTCGTCTGCAGGAATCCTCCACCCTCAACCAGCAGCTGCGCCAAGAGCTCAAGAAT GTGAGGCTGAGCTATGAGGCCCTGCagcagagacaggaggaggagtggaCAGCAGCAAGCTCCACCCCTCCAAGAGAGACTGGCAAGGTGATGAGCGAATGGCTACGCGAAAGCCAGGAAGCCACGAAGGAGCTGCTGAAGCTCAAAGATCGCCTGATTGAAGTAGAGAGGAAT AATGCGACACTGGAGGCAGAGCGCCAGGCTATGCAGTCCCAGCTGAAGCAGTTGGAGAGCCAGTCTGACAGCCAACAGGCTCAGATTCTTGCCCTGCAGAGGCAGGCTGCCTCACTGCAGGAGAACAACACGGCCTTGCAGACGCACAATGCTAACCTGCAG GTTGAGAAATCCACACTGAACTCACAGAGTGCCTCCCTCATGGCCCAGAACGTTCagctgcagcatcagcagtCAGGGACAGAAGGTGAGCGAGACAGCGCCATACGTGAACGTGAAGAGCTGCGTGGTGCCCATGAGCAGCTATTACGTGATCACGAGCGGCTGGCGGCTCTGCATGAGCGGCAAGCCATGGAGTATGAGACCCTGATGGGCAAGCATGGCTGTCTGAAAAATGCCCACCGCACTCTGGAGCTGGAGCATCGCACACTGCAGGACAG GTACAACAGCCTGTTGCAGCAGCGTACCAAGCTAGAAGACCTGGAGAAAGCTCTGAAGGAGGAGCAGATGAGGATGGCTCTTGAGAAGGAACAGCACAGCACCACCGCTGCTGAATGTTGCAGGCTCCGCGATGAGAAGGACTG GCTGAACCAGACGTACCGTCAGCTTCTTAACGACAATGAGTTGCTCACAGTGGATCACAAGCAGCTCAAGAGCCAGCTGAATGAGGCCAAGCTGGAGCACACCTGGCTGGAGGCTGACTTCTCCAAGCTCAAAAAGGAGTATCAGCAGCTGGACATCACCTCCACAAAGCTCACTAATCAGTGTGAG TTGCTGAGCCAGTTGAAAGGCAACCTGGAGGAAGAAAATCGCCATCTGCTCACCCAGATCGAGACCCTGATGCTGCAGAACCGAACCTTATTGGAACAGACTATGGAGAGCAAGGATCTGTTTCACGTTGAGGAGCGACAGTATAT TGACAAGCTTAATGACTTGAGGAGGCAGAAGGAGAAACTAGAGGAGAAGATAATGGACCAGTACAAGTTCTATGAGCCCTCACCTCCTCGCAG GCGTGGGAACTGGATCACTCTAAAGCTGAAGAAGTTGATCAAATCCAGCAGCCGCGAGCATGGACCAGAGCGTCCACCCACACCAACACACTCAGGTGTTACTGAGCCACACATTTCCTGTCACGACAACAGCTCCTTCATCAGCTCAGATGGCTCTGGAGGCACTTCAGCAGGTGATGCCATCTCACCCCAACGTAACAGCA CcacactgaaaatgtttccCCGTATGAGGAACAGGCTGAAGGACAGAGACAAAGTCAAGTCCCTCTTCCGCCGTTCCATGT CCCTGAGCAGCTTGGCGTACCCCTCGGCCCCGTTCGAGGACAAGCAGTGGGCACACAGCTCAGAGCAGCTGGAAGAGGACAGGAAAGACGCATTGACCTCATCCCTTACCACATCCATCTTGTCCATCCTCCACCTTCATCCCACCACTCCGCCATCTGGCCATCTCCAAATCACAGCCACTGACACTACTGAGACTGTCCCAGATGTTTCTGAGCTGTGGGTGACAG ACAAGGATTCAAACGATAGTGCTGTGCCATCTGGATTTGAGGACAACGATGAGCTGCAAAACCACG GGCTCAACGTGGTCCAGAGTCGAGCCCAAAGTGAGAGCAGTGGTGAGTTCAGCTTGAGCCTGGATAACGAGCCCTGGTCGAATGGCAGCAGCCCTGTCCAACAGCCCCAGTCAcgccgctcctcctcctcctaccaGCCACCCTGTGATACCTCCACCCCccagcacacacagaaacaacagcacacaagCTCTTCTGCTATACACAAGGAGAAAGCGTCTACCATGCCCATTACCAAGAGCCAGAATTCAGATCTCCAGGCCAcaccaaaaaagaaagaacctGGGCCAGCTCAGGACTTCTGGCTTATGAGGGGTACAAAGAGCATCAGGAGGGGATCAAGAGGGAAAGTAACACGTCGCTCATCAGATTCAGGGGGCACGGTCAGAATGAGCCCAGTGTTCAATGGGATTCATTCAAAATCGAGCCCTAGCAAAGCTGAAACCCACCGAGCCTCAATTTGTTCACCGATTACAGTGTTGTATGTTCAGGGTAAGTCATCCTCAATGTCTGGCTGCCTCAACTGCTTCTCCACTCCTCTGGGGAAAGAGGTGCGACTAAAGGGGCCCAGGTCCCCTAAAAGTCTCCCTCGTGCCAGCAGTGTCATTTCCACAGCCGAGGGCTCGTCACGTCGCTCCAGCGTCAACAGCGACTGCAGGGTTGCAGTCAAGGCTGAGCCGCTCCCCGCCCCGGTCTCAGAGGAGAGCAGTCATCAggagcagcaggaaacagttaATCAGAATCAACAACCAGACACTAAAGACAAAGAACTTGAGTCTGCTCCTCCGGTCAAACCCCCCAGAGACCCAGAGATCGTTGTTGCCACAGACCGCCCCAGATCCCCTGTACAGGAGCCACTTTTTGGCTCCTCATTCACTTTCAATTCTGTCTTCTCTAATACCATCTTCAGTGATTCTGTGGTGACTAGCACGAAGAGTCTGGATGCACTTGAGAACAACCAAACCTTCCTCTGTCTGAATTCGTCTCTGGTGCAAAACTGCCCACTTGTGAGCCAAGAGTCTGCTCATAACACGTCGCAAACACTGCTTAAGGTGGAAAATGAGCAGAATGAAAATGCAGAACATGCAGCTGGGCTGGAAGAGAAGGACAAACCGCTCACAATTGCATGA
- the LOC121884980 gene encoding girdin-like isoform X2 gives MESGVFLPCLDQFMLSPLVTWVTTFVPNDGGVHLDFSELLDGVFLNDIMSQINPPPTPQGAKKVNRDPSQRIRNLNFLVQQIKTYYLDNLRQLIMTPLPNVLLLGRTPYCEQSLEEMKKLLLLLLGCAVQCEKKEEYIERIQTLDFDTKAAIAVHIQELTHSQENVLDLQWLESSEVNPDELEAMARNMAMHLRHLLDQRDTHLETIAELTQEKEGVVSLLSSPSSPQSASYPPIMQQQQQAGTQQHLAVELADSKAKIRRLRQELEEKSEQTLDCRHELENMEAELKRIQQENSQLLVDARAARTYRDELDALRERAIKADKLESEVGRYREQLHKMEFYKAKVEELKEDNRVLQETKEVLEDQLAGWRARSDKIHQLEKHSLLLKARIHDMEQEREADRKRIEELQEENLALCLAQRRSMEESQHLGWELEQLSKTTGDSQGQQTLSEEVSERTRSRMLKLEKENRSLLRTIEDLRDASLNNSTQPKHSLRHEYDHVCQVVCNTNNCTSSTDDPTELQTYCSNIENHTNVFQLSTVTEQTSNGVSECHQAEDLEDIQSEILLTDNSHLHIQEKGQLEDGDRGDHLKELMSDLEVLENHHNRRHCFVGSRDHSPGSKNSSPCHDSIFTGLPTRSSYASKHTQRLEAKCRALDTVNQHLQTSLDNTDRKVQRLEAEVQELEAENQSLQASLEELRISARRLEQLETEKQSLEQETTALEKEKRQLEKENRRLRQQTEIQEANLDSSNVCMASLEREMRFVVKEVEGLRETAERVKGLERDNRELTKQTAIDQRTLATLREELVSEKLKTQQRDNELERLAHEQEMKILNQESTQQAEQDAPDNSRFKMLESELESSLKKSLQIKEDKMAALEARLQESSTLNQQLRQELKNVRLSYEALQQRQEEEWTAASSTPPRETGKVMSEWLRESQEATKELLKLKDRLIEVERNNATLEAERQAMQSQLKQLESQSDSQQAQILALQRQAASLQENNTALQTHNANLQVEKSTLNSQSASLMAQNVQLQHQQSGTEGERDSAIREREELRGAHEQLLRDHERLAALHERQAMEYETLMGKHGCLKNAHRTLELEHRTLQDRYNSLLQQRTKLEDLEKALKEEQMRMALEKEQHSTTAAECCRLRDEKDWLNQTYRQLLNDNELLTVDHKQLKSQLNEAKLEHTWLEADFSKLKKEYQQLDITSTKLTNQCELLSQLKGNLEEENRHLLTQIETLMLQNRTLLEQTMESKDLFHVEERQYIDKLNDLRRQKEKLEEKIMDQYKFYEPSPPRRRGNWITLKLKKLIKSSSREHGPERPPTPTHSGVTEPHISCHDNSSFISSDGSGGTSAGDAISPQRNSTLSSLAYPSAPFEDKQWAHSSEQLEEDRKDALTSSLTTSILSILHLHPTTPPSGHLQITATDTTETVPDVSELWVTDKDSNDSAVPSGFEDNDELQNHGLNVVQSRAQSESSGEFSLSLDNEPWSNGSSPVQQPQSRRSSSSYQPPCDTSTPQHTQKQQHTSSSAIHKEKASTMPITKSQNSDLQATPKKKEPGPAQDFWLMRGTKSIRRGSRGKVTRRSSDSGGTVRMSPVFNGIHSKSSPSKAETHRASICSPITVLYVQGKSSSMSGCLNCFSTPLGKEVRLKGPRSPKSLPRASSVISTAEGSSRRSSVNSDCRVAVKAEPLPAPVSEESSHQEQQETVNQNQQPDTKDKELESAPPVKPPRDPEIVVATDRPRSPVQEPLFGSSFTFNSVFSNTIFSDSVVTSTKSLDALENNQTFLCLNSSLVQNCPLVSQESAHNTSQTLLKVENEQNENAEHAAGLEEKDKPLTIA, from the exons ATGGAAAGTGGGGTTTTTCTGCCCTGTCTGGATCAATTCATGCTGAGTCCACTGGTCACTTGG GTGACGACATTTGTGCCAAATGATGGAGGTGTGCACTTGGACTTTTCTGAATTACTGGATGGAGTCTTTTTGAATGACATAATGAGCCAAAT AAATCCCCCGCCTACACCTCAGGGTGCAAAAAAGGTGAACAGGGATCCAAGTCAGAGGATCCGCAACCTGAACTTCCTTGTCCAGCAAATCAAGACGTATTATCTG gatAATCTGAGACAATTGATAATGACTCCTTTGCCAAACGTGTTGCTGCTTGGAAGGACTCCTTACTGTG AACAAAGTttggaggagatgaagaagctTTTGCTGTTACTACTGGGATGTGCAGTCCAG tgTGAGAAGAAAGAGGAGTACATCGAGAGGATCCAGACACTTGACTTTGACACAAAAGCAGCCATAGCTGTTCACATTCAGGAG TTGACTCACAGTCAAGAGAACGTGCTAGATCTGCAGTGGTTGGAGTCCAGTGAAGTGAACCCAGATGAGCTGGAGGCCATGGCGAGAAACATGGCCATGCACCTCCGACACTTGCTGGATCAGAGGGACACCCATCTGGAG ACTATAGCAGAGCTAACACAAGAAAAGGAAGGTGTGGTTAGCTTGCTCAGTAGCCCCTCCAGCCCGCAGTCTGCCAGCTACCCTCCCatcatgcagcagcagcagcaggccggGACACAGCAACACTTGGCGGTGGAGCTGGCCGACTCTAAGGCTAAGATCAGACGACTTAGACAAGAGCT agaggagaagagtgaACAGACGCTGGACTGCAGACACGAGCTGGAGAACATGGAGGCAGAGCTGAAGAGGATCCAGCAGGAG AACTCCCAGTTGCTTGTGGACGCCCGCGCAGCCCGCACCTACCGTGACGAGCTGGACGccctgagagagagagccatCAAGGCGGACAAGCTGGAGAGTGAAGTGGGACGCTACAGAGAGCAACTGCACAAGATGGAGTTCTACAAGGCCAAAGTGGAG GAGCTAAAGGAGGATAACAGGGTGCTACAGGAGACCAAAGAGGTGCTGGAGGATCAGTTGGCAGGCTGGAGGGCACGCTCAGATAAAATCCACCAGCTGGAGAAGCACAGCCTGTTGCTGAAGGCCCGGATCCACGACATGGAACAG GAGAGGGAGGCTGATCGGAAACGCATTGAGGAGCTGCAAGAAGAGAACCTGGCTCTGTGTTTGGCACAGAGGAGGAGCATGGAGGAGTCCCAGCACCTGGGTTGGGAGTTAGAGCAGCTCTCCAAGACCACTGGGGACTCTCAGG GCCAGCAGACTCTGAGTGAGGAGGTGAGTGAGAGGACCCGCAGTCGCATGCTGAAGCTGGAGAAGGAGAACCGAAGTCTCCTGAGGACCATAGAGGATCTCAGAGATGCCTCTCTTAATAACAGCACACAGCCCAAACACAGCCTCCGTCATGAGTATGACCATGTCTGCCAGGTGGTCTGTAACACCAACAACTGTACCTCATCAACAGACGACCCCACAGAGTTACAGACCTACTGCTCAAATATAGAAAACCACACTAATGTATTCCAGCTCAGTACAGTAACAGAGCAGACGTCCAATGGAGTTTCAGAATGCCACCAAGCAGAAGATCTGGAGGACATCCAGAGTGAGATCCTCCTCACAGATAATTCACACCTTCATATTCAGGAAAAAGGACAGCTAGAGGACGGAGACAGAGGAGACCATCTCAAAGAACTGATGTCTGATCTGGAAGTATTAGAAAACCATCACAATAGGCGCCATTGTTTTGTTGGATCACGTGATCACTCCCCTGGCTCGAAGAACAGCAGCCCCTGCCACGACAGCATCTTCACAGGTCTGCCAACACGCTCCTCCTATGCCAGCAAGCACACACAGCGGCTGGAGGCCAAGTGCAGGGCCCTGGACACAGTTAATCAACATCTACAGACTTCCCTTGACAACACTG ACCGAAAAGTCCAGCGTTTGGAGGCAGAGGTTCAGGAGCTGGAGGCAGAGAACCAGAGTCTACAGGCCAGCTTGGAGGAACTTCGGATCTCTGCGCGACGCCTGGAACAACTggagacagagaagcagagcCTGGAGCAAGAAACCACAGCTctggagaaggaaaagaggCAGCTGGAGAAAGAGAATCGACGACTCCGCCAGCAG ACTGAAATCCAGGAAGCCAATTTGGACAGCAGTAACGTCTGTATGGCAAGCCTGGAAAGGGAGATGCGCTTTGTAGTCAAGGAGGTGGAGGGGTTAAGGGAGACTGCTGAGAGGGTCAAAGGCCTGGAGAGAGACAACAGAGAACTGACCAAGCAAACTGCTATCGACCAAAGGACCCTGGCCACCCTCAGAGAG GAACTGGTGAGCGAGAAGCTGAAGACCCAGCAGAGAGATAATGAACTAGAAAGGCTGGCCCATGAGCAGGAGATGAAGATCCTGAACCAGGAGAGTACACAGCAAGCGGAACAAGATGCACCAGACAACAG CAGGTTCAAGATGCTGGAGTCAGAACTGGAGTCGTCCCTGAAAAAGTCTCTTCAGATTAAAGAGGACAAAATGGCCGCCCTAGAGGCTCGTCTGCAGGAATCCTCCACCCTCAACCAGCAGCTGCGCCAAGAGCTCAAGAAT GTGAGGCTGAGCTATGAGGCCCTGCagcagagacaggaggaggagtggaCAGCAGCAAGCTCCACCCCTCCAAGAGAGACTGGCAAGGTGATGAGCGAATGGCTACGCGAAAGCCAGGAAGCCACGAAGGAGCTGCTGAAGCTCAAAGATCGCCTGATTGAAGTAGAGAGGAAT AATGCGACACTGGAGGCAGAGCGCCAGGCTATGCAGTCCCAGCTGAAGCAGTTGGAGAGCCAGTCTGACAGCCAACAGGCTCAGATTCTTGCCCTGCAGAGGCAGGCTGCCTCACTGCAGGAGAACAACACGGCCTTGCAGACGCACAATGCTAACCTGCAG GTTGAGAAATCCACACTGAACTCACAGAGTGCCTCCCTCATGGCCCAGAACGTTCagctgcagcatcagcagtCAGGGACAGAAGGTGAGCGAGACAGCGCCATACGTGAACGTGAAGAGCTGCGTGGTGCCCATGAGCAGCTATTACGTGATCACGAGCGGCTGGCGGCTCTGCATGAGCGGCAAGCCATGGAGTATGAGACCCTGATGGGCAAGCATGGCTGTCTGAAAAATGCCCACCGCACTCTGGAGCTGGAGCATCGCACACTGCAGGACAG GTACAACAGCCTGTTGCAGCAGCGTACCAAGCTAGAAGACCTGGAGAAAGCTCTGAAGGAGGAGCAGATGAGGATGGCTCTTGAGAAGGAACAGCACAGCACCACCGCTGCTGAATGTTGCAGGCTCCGCGATGAGAAGGACTG GCTGAACCAGACGTACCGTCAGCTTCTTAACGACAATGAGTTGCTCACAGTGGATCACAAGCAGCTCAAGAGCCAGCTGAATGAGGCCAAGCTGGAGCACACCTGGCTGGAGGCTGACTTCTCCAAGCTCAAAAAGGAGTATCAGCAGCTGGACATCACCTCCACAAAGCTCACTAATCAGTGTGAG TTGCTGAGCCAGTTGAAAGGCAACCTGGAGGAAGAAAATCGCCATCTGCTCACCCAGATCGAGACCCTGATGCTGCAGAACCGAACCTTATTGGAACAGACTATGGAGAGCAAGGATCTGTTTCACGTTGAGGAGCGACAGTATAT TGACAAGCTTAATGACTTGAGGAGGCAGAAGGAGAAACTAGAGGAGAAGATAATGGACCAGTACAAGTTCTATGAGCCCTCACCTCCTCGCAG GCGTGGGAACTGGATCACTCTAAAGCTGAAGAAGTTGATCAAATCCAGCAGCCGCGAGCATGGACCAGAGCGTCCACCCACACCAACACACTCAGGTGTTACTGAGCCACACATTTCCTGTCACGACAACAGCTCCTTCATCAGCTCAGATGGCTCTGGAGGCACTTCAGCAGGTGATGCCATCTCACCCCAACGTAACAGCA CCCTGAGCAGCTTGGCGTACCCCTCGGCCCCGTTCGAGGACAAGCAGTGGGCACACAGCTCAGAGCAGCTGGAAGAGGACAGGAAAGACGCATTGACCTCATCCCTTACCACATCCATCTTGTCCATCCTCCACCTTCATCCCACCACTCCGCCATCTGGCCATCTCCAAATCACAGCCACTGACACTACTGAGACTGTCCCAGATGTTTCTGAGCTGTGGGTGACAG ACAAGGATTCAAACGATAGTGCTGTGCCATCTGGATTTGAGGACAACGATGAGCTGCAAAACCACG GGCTCAACGTGGTCCAGAGTCGAGCCCAAAGTGAGAGCAGTGGTGAGTTCAGCTTGAGCCTGGATAACGAGCCCTGGTCGAATGGCAGCAGCCCTGTCCAACAGCCCCAGTCAcgccgctcctcctcctcctaccaGCCACCCTGTGATACCTCCACCCCccagcacacacagaaacaacagcacacaagCTCTTCTGCTATACACAAGGAGAAAGCGTCTACCATGCCCATTACCAAGAGCCAGAATTCAGATCTCCAGGCCAcaccaaaaaagaaagaacctGGGCCAGCTCAGGACTTCTGGCTTATGAGGGGTACAAAGAGCATCAGGAGGGGATCAAGAGGGAAAGTAACACGTCGCTCATCAGATTCAGGGGGCACGGTCAGAATGAGCCCAGTGTTCAATGGGATTCATTCAAAATCGAGCCCTAGCAAAGCTGAAACCCACCGAGCCTCAATTTGTTCACCGATTACAGTGTTGTATGTTCAGGGTAAGTCATCCTCAATGTCTGGCTGCCTCAACTGCTTCTCCACTCCTCTGGGGAAAGAGGTGCGACTAAAGGGGCCCAGGTCCCCTAAAAGTCTCCCTCGTGCCAGCAGTGTCATTTCCACAGCCGAGGGCTCGTCACGTCGCTCCAGCGTCAACAGCGACTGCAGGGTTGCAGTCAAGGCTGAGCCGCTCCCCGCCCCGGTCTCAGAGGAGAGCAGTCATCAggagcagcaggaaacagttaATCAGAATCAACAACCAGACACTAAAGACAAAGAACTTGAGTCTGCTCCTCCGGTCAAACCCCCCAGAGACCCAGAGATCGTTGTTGCCACAGACCGCCCCAGATCCCCTGTACAGGAGCCACTTTTTGGCTCCTCATTCACTTTCAATTCTGTCTTCTCTAATACCATCTTCAGTGATTCTGTGGTGACTAGCACGAAGAGTCTGGATGCACTTGAGAACAACCAAACCTTCCTCTGTCTGAATTCGTCTCTGGTGCAAAACTGCCCACTTGTGAGCCAAGAGTCTGCTCATAACACGTCGCAAACACTGCTTAAGGTGGAAAATGAGCAGAATGAAAATGCAGAACATGCAGCTGGGCTGGAAGAGAAGGACAAACCGCTCACAATTGCATGA